From the genome of Malus sylvestris chromosome 13, drMalSylv7.2, whole genome shotgun sequence:
ATTGCCTTATAGAGCCCTTTATAATCAAGTGGACCAATTTCAGCGGCTATGGTTCCATCATCCAATCTGTCAACCATCTGAAAGAATGAAGAGTCATATCTACATAAGTAAAATCTGaaaaataacaacaacaatGTTTAAAACAGTGATCTAGCAAAGAAAAACACCGATAAGGCGATACCTGCATATAAGCCACAGCTTCTGAGACAGAGAACAGTGTATTAAGGAACTCCCATCGAGTTTCCTTCCGGAGGTCCACCAGTTCCCTCCCGTACATCTCACTTCAATGAAAGAAAGTTAGGCCACACTATAGAATATACTTTTCCAGAAATGATATACTAAGAAGCTACATGCTGGAAGAACCTAAGCGCCATATACACAATGTTACAAAGTAATGCATATAATACATATGGACATTCATTTGGAACCTTAATGTTAGTTTCATCAGAATACTGAATTTGTATTTACAGTGTGAGAGTAATCATAAATCCATGGGATGACAATAAAAGTGAGTCACATTCTCCACTGTTTCTCGATAATCAGAAAAAGGATCGAAGTGTACCTCACAGCTCGATTAGATAGCATGGTTGTGCCATGCATAGCCCTTTTAACATAACCAAATCGATCAGGCTTCACCAAGtttcctttctctttgtctATGACAAGGCCTCTAATAACCTATATGAAAATATAGAACAAAAGTGGGGAAGAACAATGTAAATCAAACATCTTATGACTTGCATAAATGTAAATACTCGTAAAAATTTCAACTTGTTTAGAGATGATACCAAGTCGGGGTCAAATGCAAGACCGTCAACGGGGAAGCCCACTTTCTTCAAATTCTCCATACAGTAATCATAAGCTCTCCCTTCCCAAGCCTGCAAGACACAAATTAATGTCAGACAAGACAATCCACAATTCCACCTCCTCCGGCACCAGCAGTAACCAGAAATGTACTGGTAACTAATGCATTGAGGTTCCAACACTAGTTATTAGCAAATGCAGAACTATAACATCCGGATGTCACACTTCAGCAGAATTGTCAATTAGAAAATGGTGAAACTTACAATCACATTATAATGCATCAATGTGTAGTCCATATCATATCCAATGGCACTGATTGATCGAAGATTCAATGTGCGGCTACAAAAAATGCCACGAGGCGATTGCCTTGACGAAAAAGGGCTCTGCATATAAAAATTCTACATGGTAAGTTCGATGCACAAGTACCACCGTAAGCAAATGAACAATGTGCTATTCACTGGAACAAGACAACcatagacaaaagaaaagaaaacaaggtTGTGATTTTAACACTCAGATTGTTAAAAAATACAGAgcgaaaaattcaaaattgttactcgaaaaacaaaggaaagaaatgTATTAAATGAAGCAGCTAAAGAATTAAACAACAGCACCGGAATGCCCAAGTCTCTGAGCAAGTCTCCAGCTTCTTCAGCCTCCACTCTGGCAACTTCCTCAATGGGACCTTTCAAAGTTACATCACCATCAATTCCTACACGGGTTTTCGAAAAAGATCAAAACTTTACACAGCAGGCAATACGGTTGCAGTTTCACAAGTGGGAAAATTGAAAGATTGCACTGGAATTTGGAAAGCGGAATAATCAAGTTACCAAAAGCTTCGAGATGCTCCaccttgacattcaaatcccctTTGGTTTTCTCTCCCAAGTAATCCACTTCGTACTTGCTCGACGAAGTCACAGAAAACGCCGACTTCTCGTCCACGCTGCCGCCGCCGCTGCTGCACTGGCACTTCATTCCGTGATTCCAGAGCAAGTTCTTGCTGCTGATGAAGTTCTGGGACATGGGTCGGATTCGAACCGGACCTCTGAGATGGTTCATGGCCGCCATTGATGCAGGGGTCTCTCTGAAAACCGAGAACTTCCCCAACGCCTCGGCCGCGTACATCACTGAAAGGAGTAGACGAAGAAGAGTGGAATCTGAAAATATCTGAGTATTCTAGTCGCGTTCAACGGCAGGTATAGCACCAGTGAAAGTGaaggtttgtgtttttatgGTTTTTGTGGAAGAGATTGATTGGTTTGTCGCTCAGCTGCTGGGACTTATGTCGGGTCTTTCGGGCCACTGTGACcgtcgtggtggtggtgataaGATAAGGGCGAACGCTTTTCGTTTTTGATCTGGACAACAAAACGATCGAAAAGGCCTTGGGGCacgttttccatttttttagggatctgattttttttttaatatatcgatatttttatacACATAAAAAAGAGATTTTGGTAAAGTCATACGATGGGTAGCTTAATGTGATATCAAATTCGTCATTtatgagattcgaacctaagacctctcatttctAAGTAAAGATGGATACCTTCATACTATAATGTTGTGTGACTTTAGGAGACCTGAATTTGATCTTGAGTCAACTTTAGGAGACCTGAATTTGATCTTGAGTCAACTTCATGTCATAGATtttggaggcagattgtctgtcCTCCTGTTTGGGTGTCATTCTCATCCCTTCCTATTTTATTCGGTCACAGTTAAATCaagtcaatattttatattaattttttttatagatataataagataaaaagtaataaaaatataaaatgttggtgtgatttaaccgtgaccacacgaAATAGAAGGAGATTGAAAGGTCAACAAGAGGGCAGATAATCTGCCTCCATAGATTTTTGGCTGAATTTGATCCTGAGTTTACTAATAGTTTTCTTTCTCAAATTGTACTTTCTTTGTTATTTGAGGGTCTTTTAGTTAACTCGATGGACTTTCATATCTATTTAATTCAAAATTCTGAAATTACTAGATTCCATTCAATTggaattttgagggattttaattcttttaatgaataaggattttaagtgattatctgaaatttaaatttaatatgtattcaattagaattttaagatagtttattaaaatccttagaaattcaggtgtattcaattaggattttaaagaagttaaTAACATTACAGgtatattcaattagaaattgattttaaagaatttaagAAAGTTGAGAAATTAGaggaaattgaagaaatttaatagtgtattttaagcatccacaaatctcacatcttcccatgagatttcgagggaattgaatcaaaattttatatgaaatctctacaaatcaattaaactttataaaaaattatgaatttataaattcattaaaatcttTCGAATTCTCGATTGAATACACTCTCTACGATCCGAAATTTCTCAAACTCAAAATATAAGATATAATCATATCTTTTGGAAATAAAATTATACCGGAGAGGCTAGATTAGCTCAAAGATGATCATCAACTCAAGACACGGTGTGCtcttgattttttagtgtaagaaaggataaggaaaatgTCTTGGGCCAATGTAAAGTACCATTTGTCACTTTATTGATGTAACCCTAACCATCACGACACTTCACTACtttcaaaaaatacaaaaacaaataaattatatCCATACACACAAAGGGCATAACTGGAAATACCCTTTCTCTGCCCTATTGGGCTGCTGCTTTTATTCTGGGCCGACCCGTTTGTCTGGTGAGTTAACAATCTCTCTCCGACGCCGCCTCCTCCTGAGGCCTAGTttttcagtctctctctctcggtccgAAGCCATTGTCGGCGAAGCAACGTAGCTAGCCGCCGCCCTCGACGATTCACCCGCCGCCAGTACGTTACCTTCTTCTCTTCTATGAGTTTTCTAGGAATTATGATTGATTTATGCTCATCAGCTTGTGTGTGTAATTTCCATAGGCGCTGCTTCGAGTTTTGATTCCCTATTTGCGTTGTAGAATGGCGGAAAGCAATGCGGTGATTGGGCTCTCGTGGGAGCCAAAGTTGCCTGCTTTTTCATCGGCGTCCAAAAATGGAGGTGGGTCTGGCTCCAAACCTCGCCCCGAAGGCAATCCGCTTTGGAAACCCAGCACGCAGCTTGTCGATGGCCTCTTCGTTCCGCCGAATGACCCGGTAAAGCGGAACAAACTGGCCAAGAAGCAGATCAAAGACACTGCTGGAACAAGCTGGTATGTCATCAGCTCAATTCACTCTGTTTCCTTTCTTGGATTTTCTTAGAAACCCATATGGAATCCTCTAAAGTTCAACTTTTTTATTGTATGCAAGCGATTTTCTACTTTAaaccattgttctaaaaatccccgtcTAGACAGGGCCTAAGCGCTAAGCTGTTACTCACCGCTCCAATTAATACCTatgcgtttgaaaattaagaaatgacgccTAAACCTAAGGCATCGGCCTACaccgcctaggcacccgtcCAATCCCGCCTCGGTTCTAACTCTCACTTCGACAAAATAGAAAATttgcattttgcattttattttcttcaataaattgtaagagatttgttgaatacttaaatgaacacacattatatacttgttccctatgttttcattatgttccaatacttcataatgtATTTGTTAtcctattttgtagtttatgataaaattatatatatatatatatatatattttttttttttaagtatagacACACACTTGTTTATACGAAATATAATAcatttacttaaatctgcctaTGCACTCGTCTAGGCCCCGCCTAGGTGCTAAGCCCAAGTCCACCACCCAattagcgcctagcgcctagcgtcttttagaactttTCTTTAAACTAATCCAAACCGGAAGATTTGAACCCGGCCTTACATGTTTGTTTgtcttttaataatttatatgatTTAGGTTTGACATGCCTGCACCAACCATGACCCCGGAATTGCAAAAAGATCTCCAATTACTAAAGGTGTGTTAAATTCTGTTTTGGTTCTGGTAATAATTTCTTTGGCACTATGTTGTAGTCATGaacattgcttttttttttcttttttcttttttttactgGGTTTTGCAATTGCATCAATGCATCTGCTGAATAGAGTTATAGGATTCTGTGTGTTTTCGAAGTTTGGTGCTTATGGTTGTCGTTACCATGTTATTGCATCAATTTCTGCGACCTTGGATGTAGTTCACATCGGACagtctttcaagtttcaactgcAATCTCTAGTATGGAGAATGTAATTAAAAGCCGATCTAACTTCAAAGTTTGCATTTGATGGTCCACTTTGGTATGATTCCAAGTCCTTGTCAAGTTCATTTGGATGAAAATGAACCTTGTCAAATCCTAGCACATTCTATGGTACACTTTAGCAAGTGATGTTTGTAGAAACATTAAACAAGGTGGTAGCTCTTTGGAATCTGGAATCCTTTCCGACATTcagttatttttcatatttccaTGGTTCCGGTATCGTTCAGACCATTTCCATTCTAAAGCATATCAATTGACATCTATTTGAACCTAGTAGGATTTATGCCTGCTCTTGCACAATTTTTGTTTACCTTTTGGTGTTATTTGATGCTTTCATTGTTGTTTAAACGAAGTATAGTTGGCTGATTCGATTTTCTAATTACAGTTAAGGAATGTTATGGATCCAAAGAGACACTACAAGAAGGGTGATGCACAACCTAACAAGTATTTCCAGGTTAGAATATGGTATCACAATAACATTACAAGTAGCCATTCCTAGGATGTATTAGTATATTTGACGAGGTTATCTGTGTTTTCGTTGTTTATCAGGTAGGGACAATAATAGAGTCCCCATTAGATTTCTTCTCGGGCAGACTTACAAAGAAGGAAAGGAAGGTGTCCCTTGCAGAGGAAGTGCTTTCTGATCGTAACCTTGGGAACTACAGGTATGATAGCTAGAGACATCCACTGTTTCCAAATTCTGAAACCATATGTTTAAGGAGGATTCTTTTGGCATCCGAAAAAGGTTCAAA
Proteins encoded in this window:
- the LOC126594781 gene encoding rRNA-processing protein fcf2-like — protein: MAESNAVIGLSWEPKLPAFSSASKNGGGSGSKPRPEGNPLWKPSTQLVDGLFVPPNDPVKRNKLAKKQIKDTAGTSWFDMPAPTMTPELQKDLQLLKLRNVMDPKRHYKKGDAQPNKYFQVGTIIESPLDFFSGRLTKKERKVSLAEEVLSDRNLGNYRKRKVREIEEKNRPGGNEKWKIKGKGTYQRAKQRRH